The Trichomycterus rosablanca isolate fTriRos1 chromosome 15, fTriRos1.hap1, whole genome shotgun sequence genome contains a region encoding:
- the LOC134329569 gene encoding 5-hydroxytryptamine receptor 3A-like: MQSRLVILMGCVFVLLLHDNEAARVCTANDVHVLSLYKDIEAVIAPWKKIRPVLNPTDIVNIKLGFTITGILGVNEKDGLLTIFIIKTLDWFLPFLSWNTSCGAQTISYPVSDLWLPDIEINEFMEEDKSPQSLYLLLNYTGGVHVVERKRVVSSCKMNIYKFPFDTQNCTLTFSSVIHEGNELKLYSKSNEYILRSSTELMKANVGWKLMYVTQKSSVYNLTSKRSYSAMVYNIILKREPSLYVVNLLVPSCFLSMLDLFSFYMPAESVDRSAFKMTLILGYTVFLLITNDLLPDNSAEPPLINVCFSLSLALMVASLLETMFIVNLSNRNSSNYHRKVPRWLNRLVLHYLARFLFMSHYCTPATLTFKQDEKASAFYLENTLYRSEKAMAAAEAEQTELTKEAAVVDELKKLFRELVAIRQKVEIHLSPIKDVDEWKIIAKVIDRLLFVFYVIFVIVSYVTIITLWVVA, from the exons ATGCAAAGCAGACTTGTCATTCTCATGGGATGCGTGTTTGTCTTGTTACTGCATGATAATGaag CTGCCAGAGTTTGCACAGCAAATGATGTACATGTACTTTCCCTGTATAAAGACATCGAAGCGGTAATTGCACCTTGGAAAAAAATCCGACCTGTTCTGAACCCCACAGACATTGTGAACATCAAATTGGGCTTCACTATTACTGGCATTCTTGGAGTG AATGAAAAAGACGGGTTATTGACAATATTCATTATAAAAACACTG gACTGGTTTCTGCCATTTCTAAGTTGGAATACATCTTGTGGGGCTCAAACGATCTCTTACCCAGTGTCTGATCTATGGTTGCCTGATATAGAGATAAACGAATT TATGGAAGAAGACAAGAGTCCTCAATCACTGTACCTTCTGCTTAATTACACCGGGGGAGTTCATGTTGTTGAACGAAAGAGAGTTGTCAGCTCTTGCAAAATGAACATTTACAAGTTTCCCTTTGACACCCAGAACTGCACGCTAACGTTTTCTTCCGTAATACATGAAG GAAATGAATTGAAGCTGTATTCTAAATCCAATGAATATATTTTGAGGTCATCCACTGAATTAATGAAAGCTAATGTGGGATGGAAATTAATGTATGTGACACAGAAGTCTTCGGTTTATAACCTGACCAGCAAAAGGTCTTACTCTGCAATGGTGTACAAC ATAATTCTGAAACGTGAGCCTAGTCTGTATGTGGTGAACCTTCTGGTTCCTAGCTGCTTCCTCAGCATGTTGGACCTGTTCAGCTTCTACATGCCTGCTGAGAGCGTTGATCGGTCAGCTTTCAAAATGACCCTCATCCTGGGTTACACCGTCTTCCTGCTCATCACTAATGACCTCCTGCCTGATAATTCGGCAGAACCACCTCTTATAA ATGTATGTTTCTCTCTGAGCTTGGCACTGATGGTGGCCAGCCTTTtggagacaatgttcattgttaaCCTCAGTAACAGGAACAGCTCTAACTATCACCGCAAAGTGCCTCGATGGCTCAACCGATTGGTTTTGCACTACCTAGCACGCTTCCTGTTCATGTCCCATTATTGTACTCCAGCAACTTTGACCTTTAAACAAGACGAAAAAG CATCAGCTTTCTATCTGGAGAATACGCTTTACCGGTCAGAAAAAGCAATGGCGGCTGCTGAGGCTGAACAAACAGAGCTGACGAAGGAAGCCGCTGTGGTGGATGAGCTAAAGAAACTTTTCAGAGAATTGGTAGCCATTCGTCAGAAGGTAGAAATACACCTGAGTCCTATCAAGGATGTAGATGAATGGAAGATAATCGCAAAAGTCATTGATCGGCTCCTGTTtgtgttttatgtcatttttgtGATCGTGAGCTACGTCACCATAATAACGCTTTGGGTCGTTGCTTAA